A genomic region of Marinobacter sp. NP-4(2019) contains the following coding sequences:
- a CDS encoding TRAP transporter permease: MSNSAPDQDPEIDTRLEKIHEESPTEAPERLGHPVIGRVIFVLAIAIALSHLWFNTFSTLSELWTSALHFGLFGLLCALTMPMIRSERPDTRRLVFSLDLVLGLLALGCALYLIGFEDALYDRGVVFSTADWVVSILAVILVLEFARRTTGWFIPCLCIVALTYVAWWGQYVDGIFNFPGLTWETVLYRSYIGGQGMLGSIARISWTYVFMFILFGAFLVKSGAGDFIIDLARCAAGRFVGGPGFVAVFSSGLMGSVSGSSVANTVSTGVITIPLMRKAGFPARFAGGVEAAASTGGQLMPPVMGAGAFIMASYTQVSYVTIIGVAALPALLYFLSVAMFVRIEAKRSHAVKLEDENADTFLQVLKGGWHYLLPLVILVAALVYGFTPTYAAGIAIISVVVASWLTKNPMKPKDILDALAQGSRNIMTTAILLITVGLIVNVISTTGIGNTFSLMITDWAGGNLLITIALVALASLILGMGLPVTAAYIVLATLSAPAIYGLIAQSQLLELMVSGNLPQEARAIFMLTAPDAMNLLNAPMDMATATQLLADVPDNFSRQLQEQALSPHALAMALVSAHMIIFWLSQDSNVTPPVCLTAFAAAAIAGTPAMRTGLTAWKIAKGLYIIPLLFAYSPLVSGTPVEALKVFTFALFGIYAIVAGLEGYLEHRLAWWLRLLMFPIGALMLWPHGMIWIDLAGLVIFLALLVWSARRGTGIPHAATA; this comes from the coding sequence GTGAGTAATTCTGCCCCCGACCAAGACCCGGAGATAGACACCCGGCTGGAGAAGATCCACGAGGAAAGCCCGACCGAGGCGCCCGAGCGCCTGGGGCACCCGGTCATTGGCCGGGTGATCTTCGTGCTGGCGATCGCTATCGCCCTCAGTCATCTCTGGTTCAATACCTTCTCCACGCTTTCAGAGCTGTGGACCTCCGCCCTGCATTTCGGTCTGTTTGGCCTGTTGTGTGCCCTGACCATGCCCATGATCCGCAGCGAACGACCCGACACCCGGCGGCTGGTGTTCTCGCTGGACCTTGTGCTTGGGTTACTGGCCCTGGGCTGTGCCCTCTACCTGATCGGATTCGAGGATGCGCTGTACGACCGCGGGGTGGTGTTCTCGACCGCTGACTGGGTAGTGTCCATCCTCGCCGTGATCCTGGTGCTGGAGTTTGCCCGCCGCACGACCGGCTGGTTCATACCCTGCCTGTGCATCGTCGCACTCACCTACGTGGCCTGGTGGGGCCAGTACGTGGATGGCATATTCAATTTCCCGGGCCTGACCTGGGAAACGGTACTGTATCGATCCTACATCGGGGGCCAGGGCATGCTGGGCTCAATTGCCCGGATCTCCTGGACCTACGTGTTCATGTTCATCCTCTTTGGTGCGTTCCTGGTGAAATCCGGCGCCGGGGATTTCATCATCGACCTGGCCCGCTGCGCCGCTGGCCGCTTTGTCGGCGGCCCTGGGTTCGTGGCGGTGTTTTCGTCAGGCCTGATGGGGTCGGTGTCCGGCTCCAGTGTGGCCAATACCGTGTCCACCGGGGTGATCACCATTCCGTTGATGCGCAAGGCGGGCTTCCCGGCCCGGTTTGCCGGGGGCGTGGAGGCCGCAGCGTCCACCGGTGGCCAGTTGATGCCCCCGGTCATGGGGGCCGGGGCCTTTATCATGGCGTCCTATACCCAGGTGTCCTATGTCACTATCATCGGCGTGGCCGCTCTGCCGGCGTTGTTGTACTTCCTCTCCGTGGCGATGTTTGTCCGCATCGAAGCCAAGCGCAGCCATGCCGTCAAACTGGAAGACGAGAACGCCGACACCTTCCTTCAGGTCCTCAAGGGGGGCTGGCATTACCTGTTGCCGCTGGTCATCCTGGTGGCCGCGCTGGTCTACGGCTTTACCCCAACCTATGCCGCCGGCATTGCCATTATCTCGGTGGTGGTGGCGTCCTGGCTGACCAAAAACCCGATGAAGCCAAAAGACATCCTCGACGCCCTCGCCCAGGGCAGCCGCAACATCATGACCACCGCGATCCTTTTGATTACGGTGGGGCTGATCGTGAATGTCATCTCCACCACCGGTATCGGTAACACCTTCTCACTGATGATTACCGACTGGGCCGGTGGCAACCTGCTGATCACCATCGCGCTGGTGGCTCTGGCGTCCCTGATCCTGGGCATGGGGCTGCCGGTCACCGCCGCCTACATCGTGCTGGCCACCCTGTCGGCGCCGGCCATCTATGGCCTGATCGCCCAGAGCCAGCTGCTGGAATTGATGGTCAGCGGCAACCTCCCGCAGGAAGCCAGGGCCATCTTCATGCTCACCGCGCCAGACGCCATGAACCTGCTCAATGCCCCGATGGATATGGCCACCGCCACCCAGTTGCTGGCGGATGTGCCGGACAACTTCAGCCGCCAGCTGCAGGAACAGGCGCTGTCGCCCCATGCCCTGGCCATGGCCCTGGTGTCGGCCCACATGATCATCTTCTGGTTGTCCCAGGACTCTAACGTGACACCCCCGGTCTGTCTCACCGCTTTCGCGGCGGCGGCCATCGCCGGCACCCCCGCCATGCGCACCGGACTGACCGCCTGGAAGATCGCCAAGGGCCTGTACATCATCCCGTTGCTGTTCGCCTATTCACCGCTGGTGTCGGGTACACCGGTCGAGGCGCTCAAGGTGTTCACCTTTGCGCTGTTCGGGATTTACGCCATCGTTGCGGGCCTGGAAGGGTACCTGGAACATCGCCTGGCCTGGTGGCTGCGACTGCTGATGTTCCCCATAGGCGCATTGATGTTATGGCCCCATGGCATGATCTGGATCGACCTGGCCGGCCTGGTTATCTTCCTGGCGTTGCTGGTCTGGAGTGCCCGGCGCGGTACGGGCATACCGCACGCTGCCACGGCGTGA
- a CDS encoding 5-oxoprolinase subunit PxpA, which produces MKPLLLNADMGESFGPWVMGLDHEVMPHVDLANIACGFHASDPDVMRRTVHLAAEHGVGIGAHPAYPDLVGFGRRSMACSPAEIENLVLYQVGALAAMCRAENTAVRYVKPHGALYNDMARKPEIFIAVARAIRAFDPDLPLMTLATRDTAAIREQAQEHGITLWFEAFADRAYDGDGRLVSRAQPGAVHHEPDTIIDQARRIATGQPLTASDGSTLVLTADTLCVHGDNEESVASVRAIRQMLNKLHGQP; this is translated from the coding sequence ATGAAACCTTTACTGCTGAACGCTGACATGGGGGAAAGCTTCGGCCCCTGGGTGATGGGACTGGATCACGAAGTGATGCCCCACGTGGATCTGGCCAACATCGCCTGCGGCTTTCACGCCTCCGATCCGGACGTGATGCGGCGTACGGTCCACCTGGCGGCAGAGCATGGCGTTGGCATCGGCGCCCACCCGGCCTACCCGGATCTGGTCGGCTTCGGCCGCCGGTCGATGGCCTGCTCGCCCGCGGAAATCGAGAACCTGGTGCTCTACCAGGTCGGCGCCCTGGCGGCCATGTGCCGTGCCGAGAATACCGCCGTGCGCTATGTAAAACCCCACGGCGCGCTCTACAATGACATGGCCCGCAAGCCAGAGATTTTCATCGCCGTCGCGCGGGCCATTCGGGCCTTCGACCCGGACCTGCCACTGATGACTCTGGCCACCCGCGATACCGCCGCCATCCGTGAGCAGGCACAGGAACATGGCATCACCCTGTGGTTTGAAGCCTTTGCAGACCGCGCCTATGACGGTGACGGCCGGCTGGTGTCCCGGGCGCAACCCGGTGCGGTTCATCACGAACCTGACACCATTATCGACCAGGCAAGGCGCATCGCCACCGGTCAGCCACTGACCGCCAGCGATGGCAGTACCCTGGTGTTGACCGCCGACACCCTATGCGTGCACGGGGATAACGAGGAATCGGTGGCCTCGGTACGCGCCATCCGGCAAATGCTCAACAAACTGCACGGGCAGCCATGA
- a CDS encoding amidase has product MNHDVTLAGLLNDMGNSQRLATDLLDSCLARIDTHDNAKARVYTKRFDQTARAEAAAIDRLHQDNVPAGQLAGLPIALKALFDVAGEVTHAGSRGWQAAAQTDALIVSRLRREGAVITGHTNMTEFAYSGLGLNPHYGTPDNPLAPGRIPGGSSSGAAVAVAQGMAAGAIGSDTGGSVRIPSAFCGLVGFKPSQARVPRDGTFPLSDSLDSIGPIANTVDCCTRLDAVLSGVRYQPLKPAGLKGRRFVVPTDYMLDDLDETVARAFTRSLETLRGAGATIIEAPAPVLAALPELMEGGGFTAAESYFVHRQSLAEHGNQYDPRVRSRIERGAAITAADYLELCRRRQQRKRQADEWLQDYDGLLAPTVPVVPPEIGELAADEDYARLNLLILRNPTVANLLDLCAISLPNHRPDELPSGLMLMGRNGTDDNLLRLAQAIESVL; this is encoded by the coding sequence ATGAACCACGACGTCACACTCGCTGGATTGCTCAATGACATGGGCAACAGCCAACGCCTGGCCACCGACCTGCTGGACAGCTGCCTCGCCCGCATCGATACCCATGACAATGCCAAAGCCCGGGTCTACACCAAAAGGTTCGACCAGACAGCTCGGGCCGAGGCCGCCGCCATCGACCGTCTGCACCAGGACAATGTTCCCGCCGGGCAACTGGCGGGGCTTCCGATCGCCCTGAAAGCCCTGTTTGACGTCGCCGGTGAAGTCACCCACGCCGGCTCCCGGGGCTGGCAGGCGGCGGCGCAAACCGACGCACTGATCGTCTCCCGCTTGCGACGCGAAGGCGCGGTGATCACCGGTCACACCAACATGACGGAGTTCGCCTACTCCGGCCTGGGGCTGAACCCCCACTACGGCACACCAGACAACCCACTGGCACCCGGCCGCATTCCCGGCGGCTCCTCCTCCGGCGCTGCGGTGGCGGTGGCCCAGGGCATGGCTGCGGGAGCCATCGGTTCCGATACCGGCGGTTCCGTTCGCATTCCGTCCGCATTCTGCGGCCTGGTCGGTTTCAAACCATCCCAGGCCAGGGTTCCCCGCGATGGCACCTTCCCGCTGTCGGACAGCCTGGACTCCATCGGGCCAATTGCGAACACGGTGGATTGCTGCACCCGTCTGGATGCGGTGCTATCGGGCGTGCGCTACCAGCCGCTGAAACCCGCCGGGCTGAAGGGCCGGCGCTTTGTCGTACCCACCGATTACATGCTGGACGATCTGGACGAGACCGTCGCCCGGGCCTTCACCCGCTCCCTGGAGACCCTCCGCGGTGCCGGTGCCACTATCATCGAAGCGCCGGCCCCGGTGCTCGCCGCATTGCCGGAACTCATGGAAGGCGGGGGCTTCACCGCCGCCGAAAGCTATTTCGTGCACCGCCAGTCACTGGCTGAGCACGGCAACCAGTACGATCCCCGCGTGCGCAGCCGCATTGAGCGCGGAGCTGCCATCACCGCCGCCGACTACCTGGAGCTGTGCCGCCGTCGCCAGCAACGCAAGCGGCAGGCCGACGAATGGCTGCAGGATTACGATGGCCTGCTCGCCCCGACGGTGCCGGTGGTTCCTCCCGAAATCGGGGAACTGGCCGCTGACGAGGATTATGCCCGGCTCAACCTGCTGATTCTGCGTAACCCGACGGTAGCCAACCTGCTGGACCTGTGCGCCATCAGCCTGCCGAATCACCGACCGGACGAGTTACCGAGCGGGTTGATGCTGATGGGTCGCAACGGCACCGACGACAACCTGTTGCGACTGGCACAGGCCATCGAAAGCGTGTTGTAA
- the pxpB gene encoding 5-oxoprolinase subunit PxpB, giving the protein MKSSHLPCLERAGLDGWMVRLFDRIEENNLLWLTALARDCEAAFGPALVDLVPSYTTLLVVFDPLRITPCQARQKLLDLLTRLQPLEAGADGTLHELPTWYDPQVGPDLQRVADLSGLSPASVVEAHSNREYRVFALGFAPGFAFMGLLDEQLTCPRLDTPRQKVPAGSVAIAGQQTAAYPMVTPGGWNLIGRTPARLFDRHRDTFSLLRVGDRVRFVAVDQATFEAQGGDITPCDTEVAK; this is encoded by the coding sequence ATGAAATCCTCACATCTACCCTGCCTGGAGCGCGCCGGCCTGGACGGCTGGATGGTGAGGCTGTTTGACCGCATCGAGGAAAACAACCTGCTGTGGCTGACCGCGCTGGCCAGGGATTGCGAGGCAGCCTTCGGTCCGGCGCTGGTGGACCTGGTGCCGTCCTACACCACCCTGCTGGTGGTTTTCGATCCACTGCGCATCACCCCCTGCCAGGCCAGGCAAAAACTGCTCGACCTGCTGACCCGGCTACAGCCACTGGAAGCCGGTGCCGACGGCACGTTGCACGAACTGCCCACCTGGTACGACCCGCAGGTCGGGCCGGACCTGCAGCGGGTGGCGGATCTGTCAGGCCTGTCACCGGCGTCGGTCGTTGAGGCTCACAGCAACCGCGAATACCGGGTGTTCGCCCTGGGTTTCGCACCCGGTTTTGCCTTTATGGGATTGCTCGACGAGCAACTGACCTGCCCGCGACTCGACACACCGCGCCAGAAAGTGCCCGCCGGCAGCGTCGCCATCGCCGGCCAGCAAACCGCTGCCTACCCGATGGTGACGCCCGGTGGCTGGAACCTGATCGGGCGCACCCCGGCCCGGCTGTTTGACCGTCATCGCGACACTTTCAGCCTGCTGCGGGTTGGCGACCGGGTACGCTTCGTTGCCGTGGATCAGGCCACATTCGAGGCTCAGGGAGGCGATATCACGCCCTGTGACACAGAGGTGGCGAAATGA
- a CDS encoding OsmC domain/YcaO domain-containing protein produces the protein MEIKVNFLENLRLEAKFDDFTITTDQPIRYKGDGSAPSPFDYFLASSALCAAYFVRVYCKARDIPTENIRLSQNNIVDPENRYNQIFRIEVELPEDISDKDRQGILRSIDRCTVKKVVQTGPEFQIETVENLDEDAQALLMAPPEGEASTYIVGKDLPLEQTIANMTGILENLGMKIEIASWRNIVPHVWSLHIRDAASPMCFTNGKGATKESALCSALGEFIERLNCNFFYNDQFFGEDIANSEFVHYPNEQWFKPGPDDELPEGILDDHCLAIYNPEDELCGSHLIDTNSGRRDRGICSLPFVRQSDGEVVYFPSNLIENLYLSNGMSAGNTLYEAQVQCLSEIFERAVKKQIIEGEIALPDVPRNVLEKYPDILEGIEALEAQGFPTLVKDASLGGQFPVMCVTLMNPRTGGVFASFGAHPSFEVALERSLTELLQGRSFEGLNDVPPPTFNSLAVTEPNNFVEHFIDSTGVVSWRFFSARSDYEFCEWDFSGTNAEEADGLFSILADMGKEVYVAVYEELGAPVCRILVPGYSEVYPVEDLIMDNTNMALDYREDILNLHRLSDEQLADLVERLEASQLDNYMTIITLIGVEFDENTVWGQLTILELKILICLALQWHEEALEFVDMFLQFNDNTVERGLFYRAVQAVLEVTLDDEMTLDDYLTNFRRMFGDDTMNAVVGSVSGEVRFHGLTPTNTQLEGLDKHLRLIDSYKKLHAARAATSAHR, from the coding sequence ATGGAAATCAAAGTTAACTTTCTGGAAAATCTTCGACTTGAAGCCAAGTTTGACGATTTCACCATCACCACCGACCAGCCCATCCGCTATAAGGGCGATGGTTCGGCGCCCAGCCCGTTCGACTATTTTCTGGCGTCATCGGCGCTGTGTGCGGCTTACTTTGTGCGGGTGTACTGCAAGGCACGGGATATTCCCACGGAAAACATCCGCCTGTCGCAAAACAACATTGTCGACCCGGAAAACCGCTACAACCAGATTTTCAGAATTGAGGTGGAGCTACCGGAAGACATCTCCGACAAGGACCGCCAGGGCATCCTGCGCTCCATCGACCGCTGCACCGTGAAGAAAGTGGTGCAGACCGGCCCCGAGTTCCAGATTGAGACCGTGGAAAATCTCGACGAGGACGCCCAGGCCCTCCTGATGGCACCGCCGGAAGGCGAAGCAAGTACTTACATAGTTGGTAAGGATCTGCCGCTGGAGCAGACCATCGCCAACATGACCGGTATTCTTGAAAACCTGGGCATGAAAATCGAAATCGCCTCCTGGCGCAATATCGTGCCCCATGTGTGGTCGCTGCACATCCGCGATGCCGCCTCGCCCATGTGTTTCACCAACGGCAAGGGCGCCACCAAGGAAAGCGCGCTGTGCTCGGCACTGGGTGAATTCATTGAGCGCCTGAACTGCAACTTCTTCTATAACGACCAGTTCTTCGGCGAGGACATCGCCAACAGCGAGTTTGTACATTATCCCAACGAGCAATGGTTCAAGCCCGGACCGGACGACGAACTGCCCGAGGGCATCCTCGATGACCACTGCCTTGCCATCTACAACCCCGAGGACGAGCTGTGTGGCTCCCACCTGATTGACACCAACTCCGGCCGGCGTGACCGCGGCATCTGCTCCCTGCCCTTTGTGCGCCAGTCCGACGGCGAGGTGGTGTACTTCCCCTCCAACCTGATCGAGAACCTGTACCTCAGCAACGGCATGAGTGCCGGCAACACCCTGTACGAAGCGCAGGTACAGTGCCTGTCGGAAATCTTCGAGCGGGCGGTGAAAAAGCAGATCATCGAAGGAGAGATTGCCCTGCCGGATGTGCCCAGGAACGTGCTGGAGAAATACCCGGACATTCTCGAGGGTATCGAAGCCCTGGAAGCCCAGGGTTTCCCGACACTGGTGAAGGATGCCTCCCTGGGCGGTCAGTTCCCGGTGATGTGCGTCACGCTGATGAACCCCAGAACCGGCGGCGTGTTTGCCTCCTTCGGTGCCCATCCGAGTTTCGAGGTGGCGCTTGAACGCAGTCTGACGGAATTGCTCCAGGGCCGCAGCTTCGAGGGCCTGAACGACGTGCCACCGCCCACCTTCAACAGCCTGGCGGTTACCGAGCCCAACAACTTCGTCGAACACTTTATCGATTCCACCGGCGTGGTGTCCTGGCGGTTCTTCAGTGCCCGTTCCGATTACGAATTCTGCGAGTGGGATTTTTCCGGCACCAACGCGGAAGAAGCCGACGGCCTGTTCAGCATCCTCGCGGACATGGGCAAGGAAGTCTATGTAGCCGTTTACGAGGAACTGGGCGCCCCGGTCTGCCGCATTCTGGTGCCCGGATATTCCGAGGTGTATCCGGTCGAAGACCTGATCATGGATAACACCAACATGGCCCTGGACTATCGGGAAGACATCCTCAACCTGCACCGCCTGAGCGACGAACAACTGGCCGATCTGGTGGAGCGCCTCGAAGCCAGCCAACTCGATAATTACATGACCATCATCACCCTGATCGGCGTGGAATTTGACGAGAACACCGTGTGGGGTCAGCTCACCATCCTCGAGCTGAAAATCCTGATCTGCCTGGCCCTGCAATGGCACGAGGAAGCACTGGAGTTTGTCGACATGTTCCTGCAGTTCAACGACAACACCGTCGAGCGCGGGCTGTTTTACCGGGCGGTGCAGGCAGTGCTGGAAGTCACCCTTGATGACGAGATGACGCTGGACGACTACCTGACCAACTTCCGACGCATGTTCGGCGACGACACCATGAACGCCGTGGTGGGTTCAGTCAGTGGTGAGGTCAGGTTCCACGGCCTGACCCCGACCAATACGCAACTGGAAGGCCTGGACAAGCACCTGCGGCTGATCGACAGCTACAAGAAGCTGCATGCAGCCCGGGCGGCTACGTCAGCACACCGCTAG
- a CDS encoding biotin-dependent carboxyltransferase family protein, with protein MSTNNPTGFRVSRAGPLALLQDAGRFGVRHLGVTQGGPADPHAWAWANRLAGNPWGTAALEITFGGLELVAERDLTIALTGADLTIKHNQQPAPRWRTLTVRAGDTLTFGNPVNGLRAYLAVAGGFFGEPVLGSVACVVREQLGGFDGQGAPLRDGDTLAVRVPDTSPTDQIAPESEQRDYRQTATLDLLPGAQIAAFTGKSLFDAFNSDWQVDQRADRMGVRLTGPILRCAIASLVSEGISPGAVQVPPDGQPIALLNDRQTIGGYPRLGNLTPLAAGRLAQCLPGQTVRLRAAGIDRSLQEYRRFLAAMR; from the coding sequence ATGAGTACGAACAACCCGACAGGATTCCGCGTCTCCCGTGCCGGTCCCCTGGCCCTGCTGCAGGACGCCGGGCGCTTCGGGGTCCGGCACCTGGGCGTCACCCAGGGCGGGCCCGCCGATCCGCATGCCTGGGCCTGGGCCAACCGTCTCGCGGGCAATCCCTGGGGAACAGCGGCGCTGGAAATCACCTTCGGCGGACTGGAACTGGTGGCCGAGCGGGATCTGACCATCGCGCTGACCGGGGCTGACCTGACCATAAAGCACAACCAGCAGCCCGCCCCACGGTGGCGAACACTGACGGTCCGTGCCGGTGACACTCTCACCTTTGGCAATCCGGTCAACGGCTTACGAGCTTATCTGGCGGTCGCCGGTGGATTCTTCGGGGAACCGGTACTGGGCAGCGTTGCCTGCGTGGTGCGGGAACAGCTAGGGGGCTTCGACGGGCAGGGCGCCCCCCTGCGCGATGGCGACACACTGGCCGTGCGCGTCCCCGATACCAGCCCCACCGATCAGATCGCGCCGGAATCAGAGCAGCGGGATTACCGCCAGACGGCCACGCTGGATCTGCTTCCGGGTGCGCAGATCGCGGCATTCACCGGCAAAAGCCTGTTTGATGCGTTCAATTCGGACTGGCAAGTGGACCAGCGCGCAGATCGCATGGGCGTTCGGCTCACCGGCCCAATACTCCGCTGCGCCATTGCCTCACTGGTGTCGGAGGGTATCTCTCCGGGCGCAGTTCAGGTGCCACCAGACGGCCAGCCAATAGCACTGCTGAACGACCGGCAGACCATCGGTGGCTACCCACGGCTTGGCAATCTGACACCACTGGCCGCCGGACGCCTGGCCCAATGCCTGCCCGGCCAGACGGTCCGCTTGCGGGCCGCCGGCATCGACCGTTCGCTGCAGGAATACCGGCGTTTCCTGGCAGCCATGCGCTGA
- a CDS encoding sulfite exporter TauE/SafE family protein: MSLMDILALVAIGGVAGFINVLSAGGSMLTLPLLMFLGLPAQVANGTNRVAITLQSITAVGSFWRAGHSNLAVSIRLSIPAVAGALLGAWTATWIPRQIFEGVLIAAMIGASIFMLLPQPKLDTRPLTPERLGIAEYLALFLIGLYGGFIQVGVGALFVVVLYRMLKIDLPQVNVIKVFIVLIYTLPALAIFALKGQVLWGMGLVLALGNMAGAMAAVRVNMGVRGAQWIKWLTLLMVAAILVRLIW; this comes from the coding sequence ATGAGCCTGATGGACATCCTGGCCCTGGTGGCCATTGGCGGCGTGGCGGGTTTCATCAACGTGCTGTCCGCTGGTGGCTCGATGCTGACGCTGCCGTTGCTGATGTTTCTCGGGCTGCCCGCCCAGGTCGCCAACGGGACCAACCGGGTGGCAATCACCCTGCAGAGCATTACGGCTGTGGGCAGCTTCTGGCGGGCGGGCCACAGCAACCTGGCGGTTAGTATCCGCCTGTCCATCCCGGCGGTGGCGGGTGCCCTTCTGGGTGCCTGGACGGCCACTTGGATTCCCCGGCAGATCTTCGAGGGCGTGCTGATTGCCGCCATGATCGGCGCCTCCATTTTCATGCTGCTGCCACAGCCCAAGCTCGATACCCGCCCGTTAACGCCGGAACGATTGGGCATTGCCGAATACCTCGCGCTTTTTCTGATCGGTCTCTATGGCGGTTTTATCCAGGTCGGAGTCGGCGCACTGTTCGTTGTGGTCCTTTACCGCATGCTGAAGATCGACCTGCCCCAGGTGAATGTCATCAAGGTTTTTATCGTGCTGATCTACACCCTGCCCGCGTTGGCCATCTTTGCGCTCAAGGGCCAGGTGCTCTGGGGCATGGGACTGGTGTTGGCGCTCGGGAATATGGCCGGCGCCATGGCGGCGGTCCGGGTGAATATGGGCGTCCGTGGCGCGCAATGGATCAAGTGGCTAACCCTGCTGATGGTTGCGGCCATTCTGGTGCGATTGATCTGGTAG
- a CDS encoding TAXI family TRAP transporter solute-binding subunit has product MTKRQFLKSATAMLAAATLGVSLNAQAEGKYIMGTATTGGTYYPVGVAISTLIKVKLEPTQNISLSAISSAGSGENLKLMDEDQSQFGILQGLYGAWAWGGSGPVPKAYKNLRSVSMLWQNVEHFVIRSELADSGTIADMANLYGKTFSIGARNSGTEGSGRFILGKLGVDLEAMDMAYLGYGPSADALQNGNIDGMNIPAGVPASAVTRAYANMGDDITTLDFTEEQLARVNSEFELWSPYEIPAGTYPNQDEVINTIAQPNILAVREDVSEEDVYQITKTIYENLPFLNNIHAATKAMALEKAIVGLPMPLHPGAARFYEEQGIEIPDRLIAE; this is encoded by the coding sequence ATGACCAAGCGCCAGTTCCTGAAATCAGCCACGGCGATGCTTGCCGCTGCCACTCTCGGGGTTTCCCTCAATGCCCAGGCGGAGGGGAAATACATCATGGGAACCGCCACAACGGGTGGCACCTATTATCCGGTAGGGGTCGCGATCTCCACCCTGATCAAGGTCAAGCTTGAGCCCACCCAGAATATCTCCCTGTCCGCCATCAGCTCCGCCGGCTCCGGCGAGAACCTGAAGCTGATGGACGAGGACCAAAGCCAGTTTGGTATCCTTCAGGGCCTTTACGGTGCCTGGGCGTGGGGTGGCAGTGGCCCGGTACCCAAAGCCTACAAGAACCTGCGCTCCGTCTCCATGCTGTGGCAAAACGTGGAGCATTTCGTGATTCGTAGCGAACTGGCCGACAGCGGCACCATTGCCGACATGGCAAACCTCTATGGCAAGACGTTCTCCATCGGCGCCCGGAATTCCGGCACCGAGGGCTCCGGCCGCTTCATTCTCGGCAAGCTGGGTGTCGACCTGGAAGCCATGGATATGGCCTACCTCGGCTACGGCCCCAGTGCGGATGCCCTGCAGAATGGCAACATTGACGGCATGAACATTCCAGCCGGGGTGCCGGCTTCCGCGGTCACCCGGGCGTACGCCAACATGGGCGATGACATCACCACCCTGGATTTCACTGAGGAACAGCTGGCCCGGGTAAACAGCGAATTCGAGCTCTGGTCCCCCTATGAAATCCCGGCCGGCACCTACCCCAATCAGGACGAGGTGATCAACACCATCGCCCAGCCCAACATTCTGGCGGTGCGGGAGGATGTCTCCGAGGAAGACGTCTACCAGATCACCAAAACCATCTACGAGAACCTGCCGTTCCTGAACAATATTCACGCGGCCACCAAGGCTATGGCGCTGGAAAAGGCCATTGTCGGCCTGCCCATGCCATTGCACCCTGGGGCGGCGCGCTTCTATGAGGAGCAGGGTATCGAGATTCCGGACCGCCTGATCGCGGAATAA